A stretch of Penaeus vannamei isolate JL-2024 chromosome 18, ASM4276789v1, whole genome shotgun sequence DNA encodes these proteins:
- the LOC113819109 gene encoding E3 ubiquitin-protein ligase RNF14 isoform X1, translating into MSLDGEEQDDELLALASIYEDSFVSALDHDAEEDLAVKDEVLKGGELAIHLDLPPEFSILSKRVGENDEVLEQRLVVEHLPPLYLHFTYPSTYPSEHPPNFTLSCKWLNRAQLTQLCTQLDAQWEENKGSVIMFTWAQFLKDSSLESLGFTDELNLDIIKPVQSMNIGDGALQQEVQGETGANGDEGKICDNSHSDNSGKTEGAAVVSEAGHGSLSLDSRTIQDIAPNTNMLRLLRDYDEDMRRKVFSNKNFECKVCFMDKLGSHCLEFWPCHHVYCKDCMASYFEVQINEGNIKFLRCPEDDCESEANPKQVQELVSEDMYKRWDEMLLNTTLSALGDIQPCPRMHCQYPVTIEEGQGSCPSCKFVFCGLCRFGWHGIEPCKLKKTEARQALDLYVSGDADAKRELERRFGKKYMELLMNEYLSLNYLEENSKQCPKCCAKIEKIDGCNKMTCQQCSNYFCWLCNKLLNKFRPYEHFNDKRSPCFDMLFAGMVDDEFGISDDEDEIDDLE; encoded by the exons ATGTCTCTTGATGGAGAAGAGCAAGATGATGAACTGCTGGCCTTAGCAAGCATATATGAGGACTCCTTTGTATCAGCATTGGATCATGATGCAGAAGAAGACTTGGCTGTGAAAGATGAGGTCTTAAAGGGAGGAGAACTTGCGATACACTTAGATTTACCTCCGGAGTTCTCAATTCTTTCTAAAAGAGTGGGGGAAAATG ATGAAGTGCTTGAACAGAGGCTTGTGGTGGAACATTTGCCTCCACTCTACCTTCACTTCACATATCCCTCCACATACCCCTCGGAGCATCCACCAAACTTCACACTCTCCTGCAAGTGGCTTAATCGTGCACAG TTAACTCAGCTCTGCACCCAGTTGGATGCTCAATGGGAAGAGAACAAAGGAAGTGTTATCATGTTCACCTGGGCCCAGTTCCTGAAAGACAGCAGTCTCGAAAGCCTTGGTTTTACAGATGAATTAAATTTAGATATTATTAAGCCTGTTCAGAGCATGAACATTGGTGACGGGGCATTACAACAGGAGGTTCAGGGGGAAACTGGTGCTAATGGTGATGAAGGCAAAATCTGTGATAATTCCCATAGTGATAATAGTGGCAAAACTGAAGGAGCTGCAGTTGTAAGTGAAGCAGGACATGGTAGCCTGAGCCTTGATTCTCGAACTATTCAGGACATTGCTCCAAACACAAATATGCTCAGATTGCTGCGTGACTATGATGAAGACATGAGAAGGAAAGTCTTCAGTAATAAGAATTTTGAATGTAAAGTTTGCTTTATGGATAAGCTAGGGAGTCATTGTTTAGAGTTCTGGCCTTGCCATCATGTATATTGTAAAGACTGTATGGCATCATATTTTGAGGTGCAGATCAATGAGGGAAACATCAAGTTCCTCAGATGTCCTGAGGATGACTGTGAATCAGAAGCCAACCCAAAACAG GTTCAAGAGCTTGTCTCAGAAGATATGTACAAGAGATGGGATGAAATGTTGCTCAACACTACACTGTCTGCATTGGGTGATATCCAGCCTTGCCCAAGGATGCACTGCCAGTATCCTGTGACTATAGAAGAAGGCCAAGGGTCCTGTCCTTCATGCAAGTTTGTCTTCTGTGGTTTGTGCAG ATTTGGGTGGCATGGGATTGAGCCTTGTAAGCTGAAGAAGACTGAAGCAAGGCAAGCCTTAGATCTGTATGTAAGTGGAGATGCTGATGCCAAGCGTGAACTTGAAAGAAGATTTGGCAAGAAGTACATGGAATTGCTGATGAACGAGTACCTTTCCCTGAACTACTTGGAAGAGAATTCAAAGCAGTGCCCCAAATGCTGTGCCAAGATTGAG AAAATTGATGGCTGCAACAAGATGACTTGCCAGCAGTGCAGCAATTACTTCTGCTGGCTGTGCAACAAATTGCTCAACAAATTCAGGCCATATGAGCACTTCAATGACAAAAGGTCCCCTTGTTTTGACATGCTCTTTGCTGGAATGGTTGATGATGAGTTTGGTATAtcagatgatgaggatgagatagATGATCTTGAATGA
- the LOC113819109 gene encoding E3 ubiquitin-protein ligase RNF14 isoform X2, whose amino-acid sequence MSLDGEEQDDELLALASIYEDSFVSALDHDAEEDLAVKDEVLKGGELAIHLDLPPEFSILSKRVGENDEVLEQRLVVEHLPPLYLHFTYPSTYPSEHPPNFTLSCKWLNRAQLTQLCTQLDAQWEENKGSVIMFTWAQFLKDSSLESLGFTDELNLDIIKPVQSMNIGDGALQQEVQGETGANGDEGKICDNSHSDNSGKTEGAAVVSEAGHGSLSLDSRTIQDIAPNTNMLRLLRDYDEDMRRKVFSNKNFECKVCFMDKLGSHCLEFWPCHHVYCKDCMASYFEVQINEGNIKFLRCPEDDCESEANPKQVQELVSEDMYKRWDEMLLNTTLSALGDIQPCPRMHCQYPVTIEEGQGSCPSCKFVFCGLCRFGWHGIEPCKLKKTEARQALDLYVSGDADAKRELERRFGKKYMELLMNEYLSLNYLEENSKQCPKCCAKIEKISGCNKMTCHRCRVDFCWLCMLYLDKERPYDHFNKANGACYDRLFEGVEDEDDDW is encoded by the exons ATGTCTCTTGATGGAGAAGAGCAAGATGATGAACTGCTGGCCTTAGCAAGCATATATGAGGACTCCTTTGTATCAGCATTGGATCATGATGCAGAAGAAGACTTGGCTGTGAAAGATGAGGTCTTAAAGGGAGGAGAACTTGCGATACACTTAGATTTACCTCCGGAGTTCTCAATTCTTTCTAAAAGAGTGGGGGAAAATG ATGAAGTGCTTGAACAGAGGCTTGTGGTGGAACATTTGCCTCCACTCTACCTTCACTTCACATATCCCTCCACATACCCCTCGGAGCATCCACCAAACTTCACACTCTCCTGCAAGTGGCTTAATCGTGCACAG TTAACTCAGCTCTGCACCCAGTTGGATGCTCAATGGGAAGAGAACAAAGGAAGTGTTATCATGTTCACCTGGGCCCAGTTCCTGAAAGACAGCAGTCTCGAAAGCCTTGGTTTTACAGATGAATTAAATTTAGATATTATTAAGCCTGTTCAGAGCATGAACATTGGTGACGGGGCATTACAACAGGAGGTTCAGGGGGAAACTGGTGCTAATGGTGATGAAGGCAAAATCTGTGATAATTCCCATAGTGATAATAGTGGCAAAACTGAAGGAGCTGCAGTTGTAAGTGAAGCAGGACATGGTAGCCTGAGCCTTGATTCTCGAACTATTCAGGACATTGCTCCAAACACAAATATGCTCAGATTGCTGCGTGACTATGATGAAGACATGAGAAGGAAAGTCTTCAGTAATAAGAATTTTGAATGTAAAGTTTGCTTTATGGATAAGCTAGGGAGTCATTGTTTAGAGTTCTGGCCTTGCCATCATGTATATTGTAAAGACTGTATGGCATCATATTTTGAGGTGCAGATCAATGAGGGAAACATCAAGTTCCTCAGATGTCCTGAGGATGACTGTGAATCAGAAGCCAACCCAAAACAG GTTCAAGAGCTTGTCTCAGAAGATATGTACAAGAGATGGGATGAAATGTTGCTCAACACTACACTGTCTGCATTGGGTGATATCCAGCCTTGCCCAAGGATGCACTGCCAGTATCCTGTGACTATAGAAGAAGGCCAAGGGTCCTGTCCTTCATGCAAGTTTGTCTTCTGTGGTTTGTGCAG ATTTGGGTGGCATGGGATTGAGCCTTGTAAGCTGAAGAAGACTGAAGCAAGGCAAGCCTTAGATCTGTATGTAAGTGGAGATGCTGATGCCAAGCGTGAACTTGAAAGAAGATTTGGCAAGAAGTACATGGAATTGCTGATGAACGAGTACCTTTCCCTGAACTACTTGGAAGAGAATTCAAAGCAGTGCCCCAAATGCTGTGCCAAGATTGAG AAAATCTCTGGTTGCAACAAGATGACTTGTCACCGTTGCAGAGTAGATTTCTGCTGGCTGTGTATGCTCTATTTAGACAAAGAACGTCCTTATGATCATTTCAACAAAGCGAATGGAGCTTGTTATGATAGGCTGTTTGAAGGtgttgaggatgaagatgatgattggtAG